A segment of the Streptomyces sp. NBC_00376 genome:
GGACCGGAAACTGATCCCCAGCCTGCGGCTGCTGGCGGGCGGCGGGGCCCCGAAGCCGCCGGAGATCTATCACGCGGTGGTCCGGGAGATGGGCGTCCAGCTCACCCACGGGTACGGCATGACCGAGGTGCCCATGATCACGATGGGCGCCCCCGACGACACGGTGGAACACCTCGCCGAGACGGAGGGCCGGCCGCCCGCGGGCATGGAGATCCGGATCACCGACGAGGAAGGCAAGCCGCTGCCGCACGGCACGGACGGCGAGGTGCGACTGCGCGGGGAGGCCGTCTGCAAGGGCTATCTGGACCCGGCGGCGTCCGCGTCGGCCTTCGACGCGGACGGGTTCCTGATCACCGGCGACGTCGGCCACGTCAGGGCCGGCGGGCATCTGGTGCTCACCGGGCGGCTGAAGGACATCATCATCCGCAAGGGCGAGAACATCTCCGCGAAGGAGATAGAGGACCTGCTGCACCGGCACCCGGACGTCGGGGACGCGGCGGTGATCGGGCTGCCGGACCCGGAGCGGGGCGAGCTGGTCTGCGCGGTCGTGGAACAGCCGGCGGGCGCCGCCCCGCTGACGCTGACTCAGGTAACGGATTACCTGCGGGCCGAGGGACTCTCCGTGCACAAGCTGCCGGAACGGCTGGAGGTGGTGTCGGCGCTTCCGCGCAACGACACCCTGCGCAAGGTGCTGAAGTACCGGCTGCGGGAGCAGTTCACCTGACGGGGGTGCGGGGGCGGCTCGCCCGACGGGGGCGCGGGGCGCCGCCCCGCACCCCCGTACGTCCTACGCGTCCGGGGCGATCACCGTGAAGTAGTCGGCGAGCGCCGACACCGCCTGGCCCTCGGTGATCCTGCCGTCTCCGTCCGCGTCCAGGCTCCGCGCCGCGAGCTGAGCCGTCCCGGCATCGGCACCCAGCACCCGCAGCACCCGCTCCACGGCGGGTACGGCCGCCGCGCCCAGGCCGTCCCCGTCCGCCACGGCGATCGCCGCGCGCAGGAAGGGGCGGGCGATCTCCGCGAAGCGCTCCGGGCTGTCGCGCAGCCGTTTCACGGCCCCGCCCACGAACTCCTCACGGGTGACGCGCTGGTCCCCGTCGACATCGGCGATGCCCGCCATGCCCTGCCAGAACGCCTCGGCCCCGGTGTAGAGCGCCTGGCCCTTGTCGCAGCGCGCCGTCGTGCCGAACTCGGCGAGCAGACGGGCCGCGGCGGCGTTGAAATCCGCGCGATCGATGTATCCGTTGCCGTCCTGGTCGAAGGCGGCGAAGCGGTGGGCGATCTTGCGCTCGTACTCTGCGCTGTCCATGCGGGGAGCGTACGACGCCGGAAGGCGTCACGTGTCACTTTGGAGCGCCCGGCACCGGAACGTGCGGCGTCGCGGAGCGGCTTCACGCGGAGAGCGGCCGGGCCCGGTCGTCGACGGCCGTGTCCCAGTCGGGGTAGACGTCGAAGAGCCGGCGTACACCGAGGGCGGCGAGCACCCGGTTGACGTGCGAGCCCTCCTCCGCGCCCCGGGCCGGCAGGATCAGCCGCAGCCGGCCCCCGCAGGAACGCATCAGCCGCCGGGCGGCGATCAGCACGCCGACCCCGCTGGAATCGCAGAACAGGACCTCGGAGAGGTCGAGCACCACGTCGTGGCGGCCGACGGCGACCGCGTCATGGACGGACTGGCGCACCACGGGCGACGTCAGCAGATCCAGCTCGCCGCGTATGTGCAGTACGGTCCATTCGCCCTGCACGGTCTCGGCCACCCTCAAAGTCACGCGACCGACCTCTCGTTCCGGGGATTCCGACGATCCGGAAGTTTCCGTTCCTTCTCGCGGCTGCCCCGGCCGCACCCTCATGAAACACCGAACGGCCTGTCAGGACACAGGCGGATTCAGACAGAAATGGTCACTTCACTATCATCCCGGGCCTTTTCAGGGGCGTACTTGCCGTAAAGGGACGTGCACGGCCGACACCGCCGACTACATTCGATGTGACGAGGGGAACAGAGCAGAGGAAACAGGTCGGGGGTCGCATGACCAGGAACGCACCGCCCCGCTGGGACCGCAAGATGCAGCAGCGGCTGGCACGCGGTGAGGCGGCGGCTCTCGGTGAGCTCTACGACCGGTTCGCCTCGCTGGTGCACAGTCAGGCACACCGGATGCTGGACGACGAGACCGCCGCCGACCTGGTGACCCGCGAGGTCTTCGGCTACGTGTGGGAGAACCCGGACGCGTACGACCCCAAGCAGGGCTCGATGCGCTCCTGGGTGGCCCGGCTCACGCACCGCCAGTCCGTGCGGCGGCTGCGCGAGGAGCACGGCCACCTCGATGGCCCGGACGAGGACGGGGGCGGCCTGGAGGAGCGGGTGCACCGGGCCACGGTCGCGGCCCGCGCCGACTACATCGTCGCGGCCATGCCGGCCCCGCTGCGGGCCGCGCTGGAGCTCGCGTACATCCAGCGCCGGGACTACCGGCAGACCGCGGCCGACCTCGGGGTCACCGAGGACGAGGCCCGCCGCCGGCTCCGGCTCGGTCTGCAACTGCTCTCCACCGCACACACCCGCCCGCTCGAAGGGACGTCGCCGCCCGGATACGGACGGCCCCTGTGACCGGCGACGACGGACGCGGGGACGGACGCGACGACGAGGTGCGGGGCGCGCCGCGCATACCGGGCCCCCGTGCCGCCGCGGACGACTTCGACCTCTCCGCCGTACCCCTGCCGCCGCCCGTCCCCGCGACCCCGCCCGAGGAGCCGCGACCGGCCTCACCGCCGACGACACCGGAACCGGAAACCGCCGTGGCACCACCGGACCGATCGGACCCGTCGGACCCGCCGGACCCATCGGACCCGCCGGTGCCGGCACACCGCGTCCTCAAGGCGCTCCTCGGCGCGTGGGCCCTGGCGGCCTGCTCGGCGGAGGAGACCGAGGCCGTCGAGGCGCATCTGACCGAGTGCGCCGCCTGCGCGGACGAGGCCCTGCGGCTGCGCGACGCGGTCGGGCTGCTGCACACCGACCGCAGCCTGGACCTCGACCCGACGCTGCGCACCCGGGTGATCGACGCCTGCCTGAGCCGCCGCCCGGCCGACATCCCGGTGCCGGACTGGGCTTCCCCGTACGACGCGGAGACCGCGCGGCTCGACGCGCTGCTCCGTGACATCGGCAGCTCGGAGTGGCACGCGCCGGTGCGCCTGAAGTGGTTCGAGGGTGAGCAGGAGGCCGGCCGCAAGACCACGGTCGCGGGCGTCATCGGTCATCTCATGGCCGTCGACGGACTGATCGGCGCCGCCCTCGACCTCGAAGTGCCGCTCGGCGACGGAGCCCTCGGCCGGGGCGCCGACTGGCCGCTCTCCCCCGCCGCACGCACCGAGAAGTACTGGTCCGCCGCGCGGCGGCCGCCCACCCGCGCGGTCCACGAGCCGTGGCGCGCGCAGAGCCACACCCTCATCCGTACGGTGTCCTTCGCCGGCCGCGGGGTCCGTGAGCTCTCCGTCTCGTACGGGGACTTCGCCCTGCCGATGCACGACGCCCTGCTGGACCGGGCCTTCGAGTGCTGGGTGCACGGCGGCGACATCGCGAAGGCGGTGGACTATCCGTACGAGGCGCCGTCCGCCGCCCACCTCAACCGGATGATCGACCTGGCGGCCCGGCTGCTGCCCGCCGTCCTCGCCGAACGCCGCAGGACCGGTCTCGCCGGGCCCGCCCGGCAGCTGGTGACGGCCGGGGCACCGGGCCGTTCGCTGCATCTGGAGGTCGAGGGCTCGGGCGGCGGCGACTGGTACATCCCGCTGGACTCCCCGGCCGCGCTCGGCTCCCCCGCGCACACCGTGGCGCAGGTCGCGCTGGACGGGGTGGAGTTCTGCCAGCTGGTGGCCGGGCACGTGCCGCCGGTCGAGGCGGCGGCCGGTCAGGAGGGCGACCGCGAGGCCATCCACGACGTGCTGTGCGCCGCGGCCTCGCTGAGCCGCCTGTGACACCTCTCCCGGTGGGGTCCTACGCGAAGATCACCGTGCGGCGGCCGTTGAGCAGGATGCGGCGCTCCGCGTGCCACTTCACGGCCCGCGCCAGCGCCTGGCACTCCACGTCGCGGCCGATGGCGACCAGCTGGTCCGGCGTGACGCCGTGGCCCACCCGCTCGACCTCCTGCTCGATGATCGGCCCCTCGTCGAGGTCCGCGGTCACGTAGTGCGCCGTCGCACCGATCAGCTTCACACCACGGGCGTGCGCCTGGTGGTACGGCTTCGCGCCCTTGAAGCTCGGCAGGAAGGAGTGGTGGATGTTGATGATCCGGCCGCTCAGCTGCTTGCAGAGGTCGTCCGAGAGGACCTGCATGTAGCGGGCGAGGACGACCAGCTCGACGTTCTCCGCACGGACCAGCTCCAGCAGCTCCTCCTCCGCGGCGGCCTTGGTCTCCTTGGTCACCGGGATGTGCCGGAAGGGAACGTTGTACGAGGCGACGAGCTCGGCGAAGTCCGTGTGGTTGGAGACCACGGCGGCGATCTCGACCGGCAGCGCCCCGATCCGGGAACGGAACAGCAGATCGTTGAGGCAGTGCCCGAACTTGCTGACCATCAGCACGACCCGCATCCGCTCCGCGGAGCGGTGGATCTGCCAGTCCATCCGGAAGGAGTCGCCGACCGCCGCGAAACTGGCCCGCAGCTTCTCCACGGTCACCGGGGCGTCCGCCGAGAAGTGGACCCGCATGAAGAACAGACCCGTGTCGTGGTCGCCGAACTGCTGACTGTCCTCGATGTTGCAGCCGGTCATGAACAGATAGCTCGACACGGCATGCACGATGCCCTTTTTGTCGGGGCAGGAGAGAGTGAGGACGTACTGCTCGGGGGCGGTGTCGGCAGGCTGCGGCGCGGTCATCCCCGTAGCGTGCCACACCGGCCCGGAATCAGGCCGACCTGGTCATGATGCGGAGCACGTCGAGGGAGCGCGGCGGCGTGTCGGGGTCCTCGCCGTCGTTGCCGGCGAGCAGCACATGGGCCTCGCGGGCGGCCCGGACGGCCTCCTGCCAGCCGTGGTGCTCCAGATACGCGGAGACGGGGGCGTCGGCGCCGACCTGGTGCATGATGCGCAGCACCCGGAGCACGGCGACGTCGACGAGAGCGGCCTCGTCGGTGTCGCGGAAGATCGTTCCGATGTACTTCTCGGCGGACCAGTTGTCCAGCCAGGTGTCCTCGACCAGGCGGTACACGGCGTCGGTGACGTCGCCGTACCCCTCCAGGCCGGTCAGCCAGCACTCGTGGTGGAAGACGGGGTCGGAGAGCATGTGCAGCGCCGAGCGCACGTTGCTGCGCCAGCGCCACCAAGGCATGTCATTCAGCGGCATGCCGCCCATGGTGGAGGAGCGACGGCCGCGACGGGAAGAGTTCTCCGAACCTTGCTGCACGGTCATCGATCGTACGTTCCCTTTTCCGCCGCCCGCATCGCCCCCTGCAATTCACCCGGATGTCACCGAGCGTTGAGCGGAGCACACTGCGGCGTTACCCCGCGGCCGGAAATGTTCATGCCCATGACCGGATGGCGACGCCCCACCTCCTCCCGCCCCTACAAGCTCCTCACAAGTACGGCGGCGGCCGGGGCATTGCTGATGACCGGTTGCGGCGCACTCCCTGGGGCCACGGGGGGCTCCAGGGAGCCCGTCACCGTACTGACCTGGGCCCCCAGCGGGGTCGCGGGGCCGGACACGGTGAACATGGCGGGCATGACCGCCATGGCCCGCACCTATGCCCGCTGGGCCAACGCCGACGGCGGGCTGGACGGTCACAAGCTGCGCGTCGTCACCTGCGACGAGCAGGACACCTCGATCGGGGCGGCGAACTGCGCCCGGCTGGCCGTCAAGGAGAAGGCGGTGGCGGTCGTCGGCTCGTACAGCCGGCACGGGACGGCGTTCATGTCGCCGCTGGAGGCCGCCGGAATCCCCTACATCGGCGGTTACGGCGCTTCCGAAGAAGAGCTCAGCAGCTACAACTCCTTCCCGGTCAACGGCGGTCAGCCCGCCCTGCTCGCGGGCAACGCCCGGCAGCTGGCCCGGAGTTGCGAGCGGGTGTCCGTTGTCCGGCCCGACACCCTGAGCGGCGACGGCCAGGCCTGGCTCCTCAGGACCGGCCTCACCGAGGCCGGCCGCCCCGCGCCCGCCGACATCCGGGCCCCGGAGTCGGCCACTTCGTACGACGGGGCCGCCGCGCCCGCGCTCCGGGCGGCGGGGGCCTCCCACGGCTGTGTGACGGCCGTGCTCGGGAAGCGCACGGAGACCTTCTTCGACTCCTTCCGGCGGCTCGAACCGTCGTACGGGAGCGTCCGGATCTCCTCCGTGCTGGGCAGCGTCGACCAGCCGCTGATCGACAGCACCGGCGGCCGGAACAGCCCGTTCGAGGGGGCGTACATCACCGGCTGGTACCCGGACGCGGGCGACGCCCGCTGGGACCCGATGCGCGAAGTGATCCGCGAGCACGCCTTCGGCGACAACCGGATCGACCCGGACGACACGGGCGTGCAGACCACCTGGATCGCGTACACCGTGCTGAAGGAGCTCGTGAAGTCGATCGACTCCCCGAAGATCACCCCCTGGAAGCTCACCTCCGCCCTCAACAAGGGGACCGCGGCCGGGACCGGCGGGCTCACCCCGGTGCTGCGCTGGGGCTTCACGGACGTGCTGGGCTCGTCCTCGTACCCCCGGATCGTCAACACCAGGGTGACGTATCAGGTGGTGCGGAACGGCCGGCTCGTCGCGGACCGGAAGGGCTTCATGGACGTCTCGAAGACCTTGTCGGACGCCAGCGCGACGCGCTGACCCGCACCACCCGCCCGGATTCGCGACACCTGCCCGGATTCACGGCGCCCGTCCCGATTCGCAGCACCCTGATGGATGCGCGGGACGGGCGCCGCCGGGACGTGCCGTCAGAGCTGCGTGGCCGCCCGCCGGGTCAGTCCGTACTTCGCCGCGATCGAGTTCCACAGCCCGGACGCCTGCTGCTTCTGCTTGCTCGCCTCTTCGCTCTGCTGGGTGGCCGCCTGCGTCTCGGAGGTCGTACGCGCCCTTCCGTGCTTGCACACCTTCTTGCCGTTCTTGGCCTGCTCGGCCCAGGCGGCGTAGTGCTCGTCGGCGGCGGCGGAGGCCCGCCACGCCTTGGTGAGGGAGGTGGTCAGCCGGGCGTGGTCCGGCAGCTTGTCGACGGACAGCTCTTCCAGCCGGGTCACCAGATCGCGGCGCTGCTGGGCGGCGCCCTTCAGATCGGTCACGGCCTGGTCCAGATCCGTGCAGCTCTTGGTCTTCTCGACGGCCCCGATGACCGCGGCACGGCTGTTGTTGCTGTCCGCGAGGAGCTTGTCGAGCGCCTCGGCCTGCGGCTTCGCCGGATCGGCGGCGGCCTGCGTGGAGGGCTCCCCGGCGGGTGAACTCGCCGCGGCGACCGCCTGCTTGTCGTCCTTGCCCTTCTCGTCGTCGCCGCCGCTCAGCAGCGCACCCGCACCGAGCCCGACGACTGCGCAGCCGGCCACGACCGCCGCGATGAGCGTGACGTGGGCCCGCCTCTTGCGCGGCTGCTGCGGCTCCTCGCCCATCGGCTGGTACGGGGCCTGCGCGGAGTGCTGGGCCTGCGGGGCGCCCTGGTACTGCGGCGGGGCGCCCTGATGCTGCTGCCGGGGGTCGAGCTGGGGCATCTGCTGGGTGGCGCCGGCCGGTTCGTCGCTGCGGAACAGGTTGTCGAACTCGGCGGGCGGCTGCCGGTCGCCCGGGGCTCCGGGCCTGATGCCGTAAGGGGTGCCGCCGGGGACCGGCGGGATGTACTGGGTCGCCTCGGCGTCACCGCCGTTGCCGGGCTGCTGCTGGTACGCCTGCTGCTGCGGCCCCCCGTGGCCGAGGAACGTCGTCGACTCCGCGGGGTTCTCCGGCGGCAGCCCGCCCGGCACGGGCCCACCGGGCACCGGCGCGATGTACTGCGTGGCCTCCGCGTCCCCGCCCATGCTCATCCCGGGCACGGCCTCGGGCGGCAGCGGCTGCGCGAACGACTGCGGCGGCTGGGGCTGTTGCTGCATCTGCTGCGGCTGCTGCCCCTGGTGCTGCGGCTGTTGCATCTGCTGCTGCATCGGCTGGGGCTGGTGCGGCGGCTGTTGCATGTGCTGCGGCATGTGCTGCGGCTGGACGGGCGGCAGCGGCTGGGCCTGCGGCATCTGGGGGTGCTGCGGGGCGGACGGCTGCCCGTACCCCTGCCCCGGCTGCGCCTGGCCGTACTGCCCCTGCCCGTACGACCCCTGCCCCTGGGGCTGGTGGTGCTGCTGCGAGGGGTCCTGGTGCGCCGACTGCGGCCCCCAGGGCTGCCCCCACGGCTGGCCGCCCGCCGGAGCGGCCTGATCCGCGGGCCCCCCTGGTATCCAGGGCTCGCCGCCACCTGCGGGCAGCACGACACCCTCGTGCGTGGGCCGTACAGCAGGGAGCTGCTGCTCGTCACCCTGTCCGCTCTGCGTCACCGGGACTCCTACGTGTAAACCTACGGAATCGTCGGCTCACGCTATCGGGTGGTTGCCGCCGTCCGCCAAGCGTGTGCTGTCACTCACCAGCCCTTCACAAGCGCTGTAACGCTCAGCGCTCTCAAGACGCAGTTAAGGGGCACCCGGACACGTCCACCGGCCGGGTCCCCGGTCCCCGGCCCCGGTCAGGCCGCCTGGAGCTCCAGCCGGGCACCGAATTCGCGCACCGCCGACTCGTCCCCGTACGGGATCAGCCGCTGCTGCAGATCGTCCAGATACTCCGCTCCCCGGCTGGAGCGCACCGACCCCAGCAGCTCCATCGCCCGCGTGCCCGTGTGGCAGGCCTGCTCCACCTCGCGCATCTGGACCTGGGCCGTGGCCAGCAGCACCAGGCCGATGCCCCGGCGGCGGGTCCGGGACTCCGGGTGGCCGGCCAGGGACTCCTTCGCGCGGCGCGCGGCGGCCTCCGCCTGGCCGAGGTCGCGGTGGCAGTGCGCCAGCTCGTCCGCGAGGTAGGCGCGGTCGAAGTGGGCGATCCAGTCGGGGTCGTCGCCCGTGCCCGGCTCGGCCCGCTCCATGGCGGCCAGTGCCCGGCCCGTCACCGCCTGGCAGGTGCGGGCGTCGCCGAGCAGGGCGTGACCGCGTGCCTCCGCCGCGTAGAACATCGCCTCCGCCCTCGGGGTGACGCGCCCGCGCGCGCCCTCCTGCGCCGCCCGCGCCAGCTGGGCGATCTCCCGGGGGTTGCCGAGCTGCGCGGCGAGATGGCTCATCGAGGCGGCCAGCACATAACCGCCGTACGCCCGGTCGCCCGCCGCCTGGGCCAGGCGGAGCGCCTGGATGTAGTAGCGCTGGGCGAGCCCCGGCTGGCCGGTGTCGACCGCCATGTACCCGGCGAGTTCGGTGAGCCGGGCGACCGCCGCGAAGAGCTGCCGGCCGACCGATTCGCGGTACGCCCCGGAGAGCAGCCCGGAGACCACGCTGTTCAGGTAGTGCACCAGGACCGGCCGTACATGTCCGCTGCCGAACCGGTGGTCGAGGTCGACCAGCGCGGTCGTCATCGCCCGCACCGCCTCCACGTCCGAGATCCCGACCCGGGCCCCGGCGGCTCGTGCCACCTGCGGGTCGGCGCCGGTGATCAGCCAGTCACGGCTGGGTTCGACGAGCGCGGACGAGGCGACCGCCGAACCGGACAGGAAGTCGCGGCGGCCGACATCGCTGCGCCACAGCTCGCAGACCTGCTCGATCGCGCCGATCACGGTCGGGGCGAACTGGAGGCCGACGCCGGACGCCAGGTTCTTGCCGTTGGCCATGCCGATCTCGTCGATCGTGACCGTACGGCCGAGCTTGCGGCCGAGGGCCTCGGCGATGATTCCCGGTGCCCTGCCGCGTGGTTGCTGTCCGCGCAGCCAACGGGCCACGGACGTCTTGTCGTAGCGCAGGTCGAGCCCGCGTTCGGCGCCGACCATGTTGACGCGGCGGGCGAGGCCGGCGTTGGAGCTTCCGGCTTCCTGAATGAGCGCCTGGAGCCGTTCGTTCGGCTGGCGGGCGACGAGAGGCCTGGCTGCCATGTTTCCCCCTGAGGCCGCAGTGATCATTGAGCCGATCACTGCCCGGCGAATACGCGGAAAATGCACAGATTCATCGTGTTCGTCACGTGCGTCGTGTTCCTTGCCATTCATGTCGGCATATGACTGAGGCCGACCGTTCCGGACCCGCACGACGACTATCCGGCGGTTGCCCGTATGTGGCTACCCGCCCTGCCCGACACCGCCTCACGCGCGCCCCCGCCCATGCATCCATGCGCCCCGCGTGCCGGATCGATACGCCGCGACCGCAGCCGCCACCCCCGTAACCCCGGGTGTTGGCCGTAGTTGTGCTGTGCGTGGAAGAGCCGATCGCAGTCGAAGAGCCCGTCGGAGTCATGGAAGCCGCGAAGGTCCCCCAACAGCGGAGCGAGCAACTGCTCGACGCGGCGGTGCGGTACACGGAGGAGCGGCACTGGGACGTGTGCCCCGGCACCTGGCTGGAGGCGGCGGAGGGGACCGAGCGGTGCTCCTGCGGCGACGCCGGCTGCGCCGCCCCCGGCGCCCACCCCACCGGCCCCGACTGGGCGGGCCAGGCGACCGGGAGCGGGGCCGCGGCCCGCCGGATGTGGTCCAGGCACCCCAAGGCGTCGATCCTGCTGCCCACCGGCCGCGGCTTCGACGCGATCGACGTACCGGAGTCCGCCGGCTTCCTGGCGCTGGCCCGGATGGAACGGATGGGCCTGCCGCTGGGCCCCGTCACCTGCAGCCCCGACCGTCGGATGTTCTTCTTCGTGCTGCCGGGCGCGGCGGCCAAGTCGAACGAGCTGGTACGGAAGTTGGGCTGGCGGGCCGCCGCCATCGATCTGGTCGGCCGCGGCGAGGGCCACTACGTCACGGGTCCGCCGACCCGGGTCGGCGCCCGTGGAGCGGTGCAGTGGGCCCGCCGCCCCACCCCCGCCAACCGCTGGCTGCCGGACGCGGAGGAGCTCATCAGCCCGCTCGCCTACGCCTGCGCCAGGGAAGCCGCCGCCGCGCGGGCCCGCCTCTTCAGGGAGGCCCTTTCGTAGGCTGGTCCCGGAACACGGGGCCACCGAAAGGCAGAGGCATCATGCGTGACCGCGCAGAGACCGACAGAACGGTACGGGCGGACGGGGCGGAAGAGGCGGGCGGAGCCGGGGAGGCGAAGCCCGCCGTTCGCGTACAGGGGCTGTGGAAGCGGTTCGGGGAACAGACCGCGGTCGCCGGGATCGATCTGGAGCTGCCCGCGGGCAGGTTCATCGGCCTGGTCGGCCCCAACGGCGCGGGCAAGACCACCACGTTGTCGATGGTCACCGGACTGCTCCGCCCCGACCAGGGCAAGGTCGAGGTCGCCGGCCAC
Coding sequences within it:
- a CDS encoding transcriptional regulator is translated as MAARPLVARQPNERLQALIQEAGSSNAGLARRVNMVGAERGLDLRYDKTSVARWLRGQQPRGRAPGIIAEALGRKLGRTVTIDEIGMANGKNLASGVGLQFAPTVIGAIEQVCELWRSDVGRRDFLSGSAVASSALVEPSRDWLITGADPQVARAAGARVGISDVEAVRAMTTALVDLDHRFGSGHVRPVLVHYLNSVVSGLLSGAYRESVGRQLFAAVARLTELAGYMAVDTGQPGLAQRYYIQALRLAQAAGDRAYGGYVLAASMSHLAAQLGNPREIAQLARAAQEGARGRVTPRAEAMFYAAEARGHALLGDARTCQAVTGRALAAMERAEPGTGDDPDWIAHFDRAYLADELAHCHRDLGQAEAAARRAKESLAGHPESRTRRRGIGLVLLATAQVQMREVEQACHTGTRAMELLGSVRSSRGAEYLDDLQQRLIPYGDESAVREFGARLELQAA
- a CDS encoding bifunctional DNA primase/polymerase, whose protein sequence is MEAAKVPQQRSEQLLDAAVRYTEERHWDVCPGTWLEAAEGTERCSCGDAGCAAPGAHPTGPDWAGQATGSGAAARRMWSRHPKASILLPTGRGFDAIDVPESAGFLALARMERMGLPLGPVTCSPDRRMFFFVLPGAAAKSNELVRKLGWRAAAIDLVGRGEGHYVTGPPTRVGARGAVQWARRPTPANRWLPDAEELISPLAYACAREAAAARARLFREALS
- the purU gene encoding formyltetrahydrofolate deformylase; this encodes MTAPQPADTAPEQYVLTLSCPDKKGIVHAVSSYLFMTGCNIEDSQQFGDHDTGLFFMRVHFSADAPVTVEKLRASFAAVGDSFRMDWQIHRSAERMRVVLMVSKFGHCLNDLLFRSRIGALPVEIAAVVSNHTDFAELVASYNVPFRHIPVTKETKAAAEEELLELVRAENVELVVLARYMQVLSDDLCKQLSGRIINIHHSFLPSFKGAKPYHQAHARGVKLIGATAHYVTADLDEGPIIEQEVERVGHGVTPDQLVAIGRDVECQALARAVKWHAERRILLNGRRTVIFA
- a CDS encoding STAS domain-containing protein, which codes for MTLRVAETVQGEWTVLHIRGELDLLTSPVVRQSVHDAVAVGRHDVVLDLSEVLFCDSSGVGVLIAARRLMRSCGGRLRLILPARGAEEGSHVNRVLAALGVRRLFDVYPDWDTAVDDRARPLSA
- a CDS encoding zf-HC2 domain-containing protein — its product is MTGDDGRGDGRDDEVRGAPRIPGPRAAADDFDLSAVPLPPPVPATPPEEPRPASPPTTPEPETAVAPPDRSDPSDPPDPSDPPVPAHRVLKALLGAWALAACSAEETEAVEAHLTECAACADEALRLRDAVGLLHTDRSLDLDPTLRTRVIDACLSRRPADIPVPDWASPYDAETARLDALLRDIGSSEWHAPVRLKWFEGEQEAGRKTTVAGVIGHLMAVDGLIGAALDLEVPLGDGALGRGADWPLSPAARTEKYWSAARRPPTRAVHEPWRAQSHTLIRTVSFAGRGVRELSVSYGDFALPMHDALLDRAFECWVHGGDIAKAVDYPYEAPSAAHLNRMIDLAARLLPAVLAERRRTGLAGPARQLVTAGAPGRSLHLEVEGSGGGDWYIPLDSPAALGSPAHTVAQVALDGVEFCQLVAGHVPPVEAAAGQEGDREAIHDVLCAAASLSRL
- a CDS encoding RNA polymerase sigma factor, with amino-acid sequence MTRNAPPRWDRKMQQRLARGEAAALGELYDRFASLVHSQAHRMLDDETAADLVTREVFGYVWENPDAYDPKQGSMRSWVARLTHRQSVRRLREEHGHLDGPDEDGGGLEERVHRATVAARADYIVAAMPAPLRAALELAYIQRRDYRQTAADLGVTEDEARRRLRLGLQLLSTAHTRPLEGTSPPGYGRPL
- a CDS encoding EF-hand domain-containing protein, with the translated sequence MDSAEYERKIAHRFAAFDQDGNGYIDRADFNAAAARLLAEFGTTARCDKGQALYTGAEAFWQGMAGIADVDGDQRVTREEFVGGAVKRLRDSPERFAEIARPFLRAAIAVADGDGLGAAAVPAVERVLRVLGADAGTAQLAARSLDADGDGRITEGQAVSALADYFTVIAPDA
- a CDS encoding SCO4402 family protein, with the translated sequence MGGMPLNDMPWWRWRSNVRSALHMLSDPVFHHECWLTGLEGYGDVTDAVYRLVEDTWLDNWSAEKYIGTIFRDTDEAALVDVAVLRVLRIMHQVGADAPVSAYLEHHGWQEAVRAAREAHVLLAGNDGEDPDTPPRSLDVLRIMTRSA
- a CDS encoding ABC transporter substrate-binding protein, which codes for MTGWRRPTSSRPYKLLTSTAAAGALLMTGCGALPGATGGSREPVTVLTWAPSGVAGPDTVNMAGMTAMARTYARWANADGGLDGHKLRVVTCDEQDTSIGAANCARLAVKEKAVAVVGSYSRHGTAFMSPLEAAGIPYIGGYGASEEELSSYNSFPVNGGQPALLAGNARQLARSCERVSVVRPDTLSGDGQAWLLRTGLTEAGRPAPADIRAPESATSYDGAAAPALRAAGASHGCVTAVLGKRTETFFDSFRRLEPSYGSVRISSVLGSVDQPLIDSTGGRNSPFEGAYITGWYPDAGDARWDPMREVIREHAFGDNRIDPDDTGVQTTWIAYTVLKELVKSIDSPKITPWKLTSALNKGTAAGTGGLTPVLRWGFTDVLGSSSYPRIVNTRVTYQVVRNGRLVADRKGFMDVSKTLSDASATR